The following coding sequences are from one Arachis hypogaea cultivar Tifrunner chromosome 7, arahy.Tifrunner.gnm2.J5K5, whole genome shotgun sequence window:
- the LOC112703230 gene encoding 2-oxoglutarate-dependent dioxygenase 19, protein MLSVKKVAESCVSSSKLERIPSKYMYLKNKSDEDSSVILCDEEAQNITIPTIDFSHLISSNPTQRSKEIQQLGRACTDWGFFMLINHGVPETLREEVLRACKGFYDLPEEYKKQYEGGDIFAPIKCGTSFNANVEKTFLWRDYLKCHVHPHFHAPSNPQGFSETTEAYCKKSREVIGELLKGISISLGQEENYIHKVMNIESGFQMMVVNFYPRCPMPDQAMGLPPHSDHGLLTLLLQNELEGLQLLRNDMWIPIHPLPNSFIVNTGDHMEILTNGKYKSNIHRAIVNKNATRITIGTAHGPPLDAVVGPATELIGEDNPPAYRAIKYKDYMRLQQSKELDGKSCLGHVRISI, encoded by the exons atgTTGAGTGTTAAGAAGGTAGCTGAATCATGTGTTAGTAGTAGTAAATTGGAGCGTATTCCCTCAAAATATAtgtatttgaaaaataagagcGACGAGGACTCCTCCGTTATTTTGTGTGACGAAGAAGCTCAGAATATTACAATTCCAACAATTGATTTCTCCCACCTTATCTCTTCCAACCCCACTCAACGTTCCAAGGAAATCCAACAATTAGGCCGCGCCTGCACCGACTGGGGTTTCTTTATG cTAATCAATCATGGGGTGCCGGAGACACTGAGAGAGGAGGTGCTTAGGGCATGCAAGGGGTTTTATGATTTGCCTGAGGAATATAAAAAGCAATATGAAGGAGGGGATATATTTGCTCCAATAAAGTGTGGGACAAGCTTCAATGCCAATGTGGAGAAGACCTTTTTGTGGAGGGATTATCTCAAATGCCATGTTCACCCTCATTTTCATGCTCCATCTAATCCCCAAGGTTTTAG CGAAACTACAGAAGCATACTGCAAAAAGAGTAGGGAAGTGATTGGAGAGTTGCTAAAAGGAATATCAATAAGCTTGGGACAAGAAGAAAACTACATACATAAAGTGATGAATATTGAATCAGGGTTCCAAATGATGGTTGTTAACTTTTACCCACGTTGTCCTATGCCTGACCAAGCAATGGGTCTCCCTCCACACTCAGATCATGGCCTTCTAACCCTGTTGCTGCAAAATGAGCTTGAAGGCCTTCAACTTCTCCGTAATGACATGTGGATCCCTATCCACCCTTTACCCAACTCTTTTATTGTTAACACTGGGGATCACATGGAG ATATTGACTAATGGAAAATATAAAAGCAATATACATCGCGCCATTGTGAACAAGAACGCCACCAGGATTACTATTGGTACGGCGCATGGGCCGCCGCTCGATGCCGTCGTTGGCCCTGCCACTGAGCTGATCGGGGAGGACAATCCCCCTGCTTATCGTGCCATCAAATATAAAGATTACATGCGTCTTCAACAGAGCAAAGAACTCGACGGAAAGAGTTGCTTGGGTCATGTTCGCATTTCAATATAG